The following coding sequences lie in one Nitrospira sp. genomic window:
- a CDS encoding tetratricopeptide repeat protein — protein sequence MAENDKHRARIFLHRGDLVQARAAWESAVKDDRLTGTPRELSNSLGNLGNTLALSGQFDQADACYKEVLTIQRDERDPHAIAHTLVNLGNLYIGADQPDKARPYYLEALDLLKPLDDHRALGILYHNLAMDEARQQHWEESVRLFTQALDAHRIVGNEEGLAGTYSQMGKMFLDSRHSVEAERCFNNATEHFIKLGNPAGEAAVLRELADLYEQRQDTVAAIRCVERLHHLALGTGRAPSAADRDRLARLRAARS from the coding sequence ATGGCTGAAAACGATAAACATCGCGCGCGCATTTTTCTCCACCGGGGCGATCTCGTCCAGGCACGGGCCGCCTGGGAATCCGCAGTCAAGGACGACCGCCTCACGGGCACACCACGCGAACTCTCCAACAGTCTCGGCAATCTCGGGAATACGCTGGCGCTGTCTGGTCAGTTCGACCAAGCCGACGCCTGCTATAAAGAGGTGCTGACCATTCAACGCGATGAGCGAGATCCGCACGCCATCGCGCACACCCTCGTGAATCTCGGCAACCTCTATATCGGCGCCGATCAGCCGGACAAGGCGCGTCCCTATTACCTCGAAGCACTCGACCTGTTGAAACCGTTGGACGACCATCGCGCGTTGGGCATTCTCTACCACAACCTGGCGATGGACGAAGCGCGGCAGCAGCACTGGGAGGAATCCGTTCGACTGTTCACCCAAGCCTTGGATGCCCATCGCATCGTCGGGAACGAGGAAGGGCTGGCCGGCACCTACAGCCAGATGGGAAAAATGTTCCTGGACAGTCGGCACTCAGTGGAAGCGGAACGGTGCTTCAACAATGCCACCGAACATTTCATCAAACTCGGTAATCCGGCCGGCGAGGCGGCGGTATTGCGGGAACTAGCCGACTTGTATGAGCAGCGACAGGACACCGTCGCGGCCATCCGTTGCGTGGAGCGCCTTCATCACCTGGCGCTGGGCACCGGCCGGGCACCCTCGGCTGCCGACCGCGATCGCCTCGCAAGACTGCGAGCAGCCCGTAGCTGA
- a CDS encoding thioredoxin family protein, with translation MAVESCMLPLGSTAPSFELPDVTSGQCYRLESFAGKAALLVMFICRHCPYVQHIEQQLAQLGRDYEGSGLGIIAISSNDPAGYPEDAPDRLKELAQRVDFHFPFCFDATQEIAKAYRAACTPDFYLFDGQRRLVYRGRLDDSRPGSNRPVTGRDLRAAIDAVLEGTIVPGDQQPSIGCSIKWKPGNAP, from the coding sequence ATGGCTGTTGAATCGTGCATGCTTCCGCTGGGGAGCACGGCTCCTTCGTTCGAGCTTCCCGATGTGACGAGCGGGCAGTGCTATCGCCTGGAGTCCTTCGCCGGGAAGGCTGCCTTGCTGGTGATGTTCATCTGTCGCCATTGTCCCTACGTGCAACATATTGAACAGCAGTTGGCTCAGTTGGGGCGGGATTACGAGGGCAGCGGTCTGGGCATCATCGCGATCAGCAGCAATGATCCCGCCGGCTACCCTGAGGACGCCCCGGATCGATTGAAAGAACTGGCACAGCGCGTGGACTTCCACTTTCCGTTCTGCTTCGATGCCACGCAAGAGATCGCGAAGGCTTATCGCGCGGCCTGCACGCCGGATTTCTACCTGTTTGACGGGCAACGCCGACTCGTCTATCGAGGCCGACTGGATGACAGCCGTCCCGGCAGCAATAGGCCGGTGACCGGTCGAGACCTTCGCGCTGCAATCGATGCGGTGCTGGAGGGAACCATCGTTCCAGGCGATCAACAGCCGAGCATCGGCTGTAGTATCAAATGGAAGCCCGGCAACGCGCCATGA
- a CDS encoding HDOD domain-containing protein translates to MASAQELVQSCSNVFTLPEIYVRVRDVVDNPESTMEDLAKVLKMDPGISARMLKIVNSPLYGFPKQVDTVTRAVNLLGMQAVRDLVTATTVGRSFSGMTVQIMDLSAYWRKSVLCALMAGKIAKACGIEESERFFIEGLLRDIGHLVLYQTIPERAQSALIEAGNLGEPLAEVEQSNFGCDYTEVGAELIHSWGMPMQIEQAIRHQLCPDDAGDYALHASIVHLAGVVADHNELHPAVAPQEVSFHASALQTTRFNADDRPMLLQEALDQLQDTVKLFSPVAMAA, encoded by the coding sequence ATGGCATCGGCGCAAGAACTTGTTCAATCCTGCTCCAACGTCTTTACCCTGCCGGAGATCTATGTTCGCGTCCGCGATGTCGTCGACAATCCTGAATCCACCATGGAGGATCTGGCGAAAGTCCTCAAAATGGACCCGGGAATTTCGGCCCGTATGCTCAAGATCGTCAATAGTCCCCTCTACGGCTTTCCCAAGCAGGTCGATACGGTGACGCGTGCGGTGAATCTGCTCGGCATGCAGGCGGTGCGCGATCTCGTCACGGCGACGACCGTCGGCCGCAGTTTCAGCGGCATGACCGTCCAGATCATGGATCTCTCCGCCTATTGGCGGAAAAGCGTCCTGTGCGCCTTGATGGCCGGGAAGATCGCCAAAGCCTGCGGCATTGAAGAGAGCGAACGATTTTTCATCGAAGGCCTTCTCCGCGACATCGGGCACCTGGTGCTCTACCAGACGATTCCCGAGCGGGCACAATCGGCCTTGATCGAAGCCGGGAACCTTGGGGAACCGTTGGCGGAAGTCGAGCAGTCGAATTTCGGGTGCGACTATACGGAAGTCGGCGCCGAGCTCATCCACTCCTGGGGGATGCCGATGCAAATCGAGCAGGCCATCCGTCATCAGTTGTGCCCCGACGATGCGGGCGACTATGCCCTCCACGCCTCGATCGTGCACCTTGCCGGGGTGGTGGCCGACCATAACGAATTGCATCCGGCCGTTGCTCCGCAAGAGGTCTCGTTTCATGCGTCCGCGCTGCAGACGACCCGTTTCAATGCCGATGATCGACCGATGTTGCTGCAGGAAGCGCTGGACCAATTGCAGGATACGGTGAAATTGTTCAGCCCCGTGGCCATGGCCGCGTAA
- a CDS encoding VIT1/CCC1 transporter family protein, whose protein sequence is MPHALHAEKHFTATATVRDIVIGMADGLTVPFALAAGLSGAVASSALVVTAGLAEIAAGSIAMGLGGYLAAKTDSEHYVAERSRELRETEHIPEKEAEEVAEIFRSYGLRDEHIAPLIASLQANPGRWVDFMMRFELGLEEPDPSRARWSAWTIALSYVIGGLIPLLPYMLIHDIVTALWWSVAVTPVALFVFGYVKSGLTGVPPWRGGVQTVLVGGLAAAAAFGIARLLG, encoded by the coding sequence ATGCCTCACGCGCTTCATGCGGAAAAACATTTCACGGCCACGGCGACGGTGCGTGATATCGTGATCGGCATGGCCGACGGGTTGACCGTTCCCTTTGCCCTGGCTGCCGGATTGTCCGGAGCGGTGGCCTCGTCCGCCCTGGTCGTCACGGCGGGATTGGCGGAAATTGCCGCCGGTTCGATCGCCATGGGACTGGGCGGCTATCTTGCGGCCAAGACCGACAGTGAACATTATGTGGCGGAACGGTCGCGGGAATTGCGGGAGACCGAGCATATTCCCGAAAAGGAGGCCGAAGAGGTGGCTGAGATTTTTCGCAGTTACGGATTGCGCGATGAACACATCGCGCCGCTGATCGCCTCCCTTCAAGCCAATCCCGGCCGGTGGGTCGATTTCATGATGCGGTTTGAATTGGGCTTGGAAGAGCCGGATCCGTCGCGCGCCCGGTGGAGTGCCTGGACGATCGCGCTCTCCTACGTGATCGGGGGGCTGATTCCGTTGCTGCCGTACATGCTGATTCACGATATCGTGACGGCGCTGTGGTGGTCGGTGGCCGTGACTCCCGTGGCACTGTTCGTCTTCGGCTACGTGAAAAGCGGATTGACCGGCGTGCCGCCCTGGCGTGGCGGGGTCCAAACTGTGCTGGTCGGCGGGTTGGCCGCGGCTGCCGCCTTCGGGATCGCCCGGCTCCTGGGCTAA
- a CDS encoding SagB/ThcOx family dehydrogenase, with the protein MTFDHSSSGLPAEPTSTDPIDRVIAYHLRTKHHFDRYAKSLGFLDWANQPNPFRRFEGAQLIRLPLLKPEDEPRSPSYDALYQPDAVAPKPFTARTLSRLFELALGLSAWKRAGESEWALRNNPSSGNLHPTEGYVLVPPVEGSDLHPGLYHYAAKEHGLELRADFSPAHITQLLAPFPPGAFLFGLSSVHWREAWKYGERAFRYCNHDVGHALGSARLAAATLGWTMVLLDGVDQNQVAQVLGTHRAEDFGEAEPEHPDCLAVIWPRSDVKPDALSLPLCLDQTAVKKLAAGPWHGRANQLSREHGVHWDVIDEAAEASWKTSLEHPIVSLHASPMVQSGTRHATRTSAAATIIRQRRSAVAFDGRTSISSATFFQILHRLMPEAEKQQLERPMPWDLLPWDPAIHLLLFVHRVEGLTPGLYVLARDPKKLPFLQQAMNPELEWTPVPGGPNDLPLYWLLQGNAQRLAAQVSCHQGIAGDSAFSLGMLAEFEGRLRKGGSWWYPRLFWEAGLVGQVLYLEAEAAGVRGTGIGCFFDDPVHEIVGIKDLALQSLYHFTIGGPVDDGRLLTLPAYYHLQHG; encoded by the coding sequence ATGACGTTCGACCACTCGTCTTCCGGCCTGCCTGCCGAACCGACTTCGACTGATCCGATCGACCGCGTGATCGCCTATCATCTTCGAACCAAGCATCATTTCGACCGGTATGCGAAGTCGTTGGGGTTCTTGGATTGGGCGAACCAACCGAATCCGTTTCGGCGCTTCGAGGGGGCGCAGCTGATCCGTTTGCCGTTGCTCAAGCCAGAGGACGAGCCACGGTCGCCGTCTTATGATGCTCTGTATCAGCCAGATGCCGTGGCGCCGAAACCCTTCACCGCCCGGACGCTGTCACGATTGTTCGAACTGGCGCTCGGGCTTTCGGCTTGGAAGCGGGCAGGGGAGTCGGAGTGGGCCCTACGCAACAATCCTTCGTCCGGCAATCTGCATCCGACGGAAGGGTATGTGCTTGTGCCGCCGGTCGAGGGTTCAGATCTCCACCCTGGTCTCTATCACTACGCGGCGAAAGAGCATGGCCTGGAGCTACGGGCAGACTTTTCTCCCGCACACATCACACAGTTGCTCGCGCCGTTTCCGCCCGGTGCATTTCTGTTCGGCCTCAGTTCCGTCCATTGGCGGGAAGCCTGGAAGTATGGCGAACGGGCCTTTCGTTATTGCAATCACGACGTGGGCCACGCCCTCGGTTCCGCACGTCTGGCCGCGGCCACGCTCGGTTGGACGATGGTGTTGCTGGATGGGGTGGATCAAAACCAGGTCGCGCAGGTTCTGGGCACGCATCGTGCGGAGGACTTCGGCGAGGCCGAACCGGAACATCCCGATTGTCTGGCAGTGATCTGGCCTCGTTCAGATGTGAAGCCCGATGCTCTCAGTCTACCCCTGTGTTTGGATCAAACGGCCGTGAAAAAACTGGCGGCGGGACCATGGCACGGCCGGGCCAATCAATTGAGCCGCGAGCATGGCGTGCACTGGGACGTCATCGACGAGGCGGCGGAGGCCTCCTGGAAGACCAGCCTGGAGCACCCGATCGTCTCGCTTCACGCCAGCCCCATGGTTCAATCTGGGACGCGTCACGCCACACGAACGAGCGCCGCCGCCACGATCATCCGACAACGCCGCAGCGCCGTGGCGTTCGACGGCCGCACATCAATTTCCAGCGCCACTTTTTTTCAAATCCTGCATCGGTTGATGCCTGAGGCTGAGAAACAGCAACTGGAGCGGCCCATGCCCTGGGATCTTTTGCCCTGGGATCCGGCCATTCATCTGCTGTTGTTCGTACACCGCGTGGAGGGTCTGACGCCGGGTCTCTACGTGCTGGCACGCGATCCGAAAAAACTGCCGTTTCTGCAGCAGGCGATGAATCCTGAATTGGAGTGGACCCCAGTGCCCGGCGGCCCGAACGATCTTCCCTTGTATTGGCTGCTGCAAGGCAACGCGCAGCGTCTGGCCGCACAGGTCAGTTGTCACCAAGGCATTGCCGGCGACAGCGCGTTTTCACTCGGCATGTTGGCTGAATTCGAAGGGCGCTTGCGGAAGGGCGGATCCTGGTGGTATCCACGCCTGTTCTGGGAAGCAGGGTTAGTCGGACAGGTCCTGTACCTGGAGGCTGAAGCAGCAGGTGTGCGGGGGACGGGCATCGGCTGTTTTTTCGATGATCCGGTGCATGAGATCGTCGGGATCAAAGACCTGGCGCTGCAATCGCTGTATCATTTTACGATCGGTGGACCCGTAGACGACGGGCGGCTGTTGACCTTGCCGGCCTATTACCATCTCCAGCATGGATGA
- a CDS encoding VanZ family protein, whose protein sequence is MLVTPSRVKRLWYAWSIFILLVGILPLHNFVGHAHWQYIRWVPTPDQLSSPAILLDLGIDAIANILLFLPFGLLYALRGLDGKPFSPGHLMLMAFALSFSIEYYQVYCHNRSTSLLDLLDNVLGAYIGMKAGEAYIRRTIAAVAEPAA, encoded by the coding sequence GTGCTGGTAACCCCGTCCCGCGTCAAACGTCTCTGGTATGCCTGGAGCATCTTCATCCTGCTCGTGGGTATCCTTCCCCTGCATAATTTCGTCGGCCATGCGCATTGGCAATATATCCGGTGGGTGCCGACGCCGGACCAGCTGAGTTCCCCGGCGATCCTGCTCGACCTCGGCATCGATGCCATCGCCAACATCCTGCTGTTCCTGCCCTTCGGCCTGCTCTATGCCCTTCGCGGACTGGACGGCAAACCCTTCTCTCCAGGCCACCTGATGCTCATGGCCTTCGCCCTGTCATTCAGTATCGAGTATTACCAGGTCTATTGTCACAATCGCAGCACGTCGCTCCTCGACCTGCTGGACAATGTTCTGGGTGCCTACATCGGAATGAAAGCGGGAGAGGCTTATATCAGGAGAACTATCGCTGCAGTGGCGGAACCCGCGGCCTGA
- a CDS encoding response regulator, whose translation MATIMVIDDEPSIRGLLREVLERSGHTVVEAKDGREALDLYQKQKADLLIMDLLMPEVDGLEATLQLTREYMDTKIIAMTGAQGDRNFLDIARLFGAHRTFEKPFDLKEMLNAVEAELAQK comes from the coding sequence ATGGCGACCATCATGGTGATCGACGACGAACCTTCCATCCGCGGCCTGCTGCGGGAGGTCCTGGAACGATCAGGTCATACAGTTGTCGAAGCGAAGGATGGACGCGAAGCGTTGGATCTCTACCAGAAGCAGAAGGCCGATCTGCTCATCATGGACCTGCTGATGCCTGAGGTAGACGGATTGGAAGCGACCCTGCAGTTGACCCGCGAATACATGGATACCAAAATCATCGCCATGACCGGCGCCCAGGGGGATCGAAACTTCCTGGATATCGCCCGGCTCTTCGGCGCCCACCGGACGTTCGAAAAGCCTTTCGATCTGAAAGAAATGCTGAACGCCGTGGAGGCGGAACTGGCGCAGAAATAA
- a CDS encoding efflux RND transporter permease subunit produces MHHLLTFSLRYRFFTVVAIAVVIASGLWSFAHLTIDAVPDLTPVQVQILTRAPALGPVEVEQFVTFPIEASLNGLPALRELRSISRYGLSAVTAIFDDRTDIYRARQFVAERLAQAMERIPAEYGRPMMGPLTTGLGEVYQFTVKGEGYSPMALRTLLQWDIGMKLRAVPGVVEVNIWGGEPQQFHIIVDPSKLLSFKLSMKQVFDALQRNNAIAGGGYIEHQREQLLIRGEALATQISDLAQIVVAHGPGGVPIYIADLAEVKEGSALRIGAATAMGDGETVIGMVQMLAGENAQEVVTRVKARVQDIQATLPAGVTIEPYYDRTIFVSKVMQTVRNNLIEGGLLVIAVLFLFLGDLRAGLIVASAIPLAMLIAFIGMMQAGLSGNLMSLGAIDFGLLVDGSVVMIDNILRRMAEKPTQTKDARLAEVLAAGQEVLRPMTLAVTIIILVYVPILALTGIEGKMFRPMAITVIMALTGSLLLALTVTPLLSFWFLRSQPGADATAVIRGLRRVYTPWLQRAVARPIWPVSIAVGLFAVSLLAGSRLGIEFVPRLEEGDLAVQVWRLPSISLSESVATALDIERVLRRFPEVTRVVTRTGSPEVATDVMGVEMSDVFVILKPQRDWVTAQSRNELIDAMKRQIVEQVPGVGLGFTQPIEMRFNELIAGVRSDLAVKIFGPDLDILKQQAERAARALERVPGAADVKVEQVAGLPLLRVIVDRAEIARYGLTADEVLTLIQSARAGTVVGTVVQGPRRFELVVRLAERVSRDPGSLGSLLIPTMHGELVPLSRVTSILVDSGPAQVSREHVQRRIVVETNIRGRDLGGFVAEAQRAVAQAVTLPPGYELIWGGQYEHLQEAGKRLAMVVPVTLMLILGMLSVIFGTLRPALLIFLNVPLALSGGILALWLRGSPLSISAIIGFIALFGIAVLNAVVLVSHIRRLEAEGCSTQEAVLQGATDRLRPVLMTALVASLGFLPMALATSMGAEVQRPLATVVIGGLLTSTALTLLVIPALYSRLVSRGEVRPVRETIPEEDTPVRS; encoded by the coding sequence ATGCATCATCTACTGACATTTTCGCTCCGCTACCGGTTTTTTACCGTCGTGGCCATCGCCGTCGTCATTGCCTCCGGCCTCTGGTCGTTCGCGCATCTGACGATCGATGCGGTCCCCGACCTGACACCGGTACAAGTGCAAATTCTTACGCGCGCCCCGGCGCTGGGACCGGTCGAGGTGGAACAATTCGTGACGTTCCCCATCGAAGCTTCTCTGAACGGATTGCCGGCCTTACGCGAGCTGCGGTCCATCTCACGGTATGGCCTCTCTGCCGTCACGGCGATCTTCGACGATCGCACCGACATCTATCGAGCCAGGCAATTCGTCGCGGAACGGTTGGCGCAAGCCATGGAGCGTATCCCTGCTGAATATGGCCGCCCGATGATGGGGCCCCTCACGACCGGCCTGGGCGAGGTCTATCAATTCACGGTGAAAGGCGAGGGCTATAGTCCGATGGCCTTGCGGACACTCCTGCAATGGGACATCGGCATGAAATTACGCGCCGTGCCCGGCGTGGTCGAGGTCAACATCTGGGGAGGTGAGCCACAGCAATTCCACATCATCGTCGACCCCTCGAAGTTGTTATCGTTCAAATTGTCGATGAAGCAGGTGTTCGATGCCCTCCAACGCAACAATGCCATCGCCGGCGGCGGCTATATCGAACACCAGCGCGAACAATTGCTGATCCGCGGCGAGGCGCTGGCGACGCAGATCAGCGATCTGGCTCAAATCGTAGTGGCTCATGGTCCCGGCGGCGTGCCCATTTATATCGCCGACCTGGCTGAGGTGAAAGAAGGATCGGCGCTCAGGATCGGTGCCGCGACAGCCATGGGTGACGGCGAGACCGTGATCGGCATGGTGCAGATGCTCGCAGGAGAAAACGCCCAGGAGGTCGTGACTCGCGTCAAGGCACGAGTCCAGGACATTCAGGCCACGCTCCCCGCCGGGGTCACGATCGAACCTTACTACGACCGCACGATCTTCGTCTCAAAGGTCATGCAGACCGTGCGCAACAACCTGATCGAAGGTGGCCTGCTCGTCATTGCCGTGCTGTTTCTCTTTCTGGGCGACCTGCGCGCCGGCCTCATCGTGGCGTCCGCCATTCCCCTCGCCATGTTGATCGCCTTCATCGGCATGATGCAGGCCGGGCTCTCCGGGAATCTCATGAGTCTCGGGGCGATCGATTTCGGACTTCTGGTCGACGGCTCCGTGGTCATGATCGATAACATCCTCCGGCGAATGGCCGAGAAGCCGACACAGACCAAGGACGCACGCTTAGCCGAGGTGCTGGCCGCCGGTCAAGAAGTGCTGCGCCCCATGACCCTCGCGGTGACGATCATCATTCTGGTGTACGTCCCGATCCTGGCGCTGACCGGTATCGAGGGGAAAATGTTCCGCCCGATGGCCATCACAGTCATCATGGCCTTGACCGGTTCCCTGCTCCTCGCCTTAACGGTCACGCCCCTCTTGTCCTTCTGGTTTTTGCGGTCCCAACCAGGTGCAGACGCGACGGCTGTCATTCGTGGCCTGAGACGCGTCTATACGCCCTGGCTTCAACGGGCCGTGGCCCGCCCGATTTGGCCGGTATCCATAGCAGTTGGTCTGTTTGCCGTCAGCCTGCTGGCGGGAAGCCGATTAGGGATCGAATTCGTTCCACGATTGGAGGAAGGGGACCTGGCGGTGCAGGTGTGGCGCCTCCCGAGCATCTCGTTGAGCGAATCCGTCGCCACCGCATTGGATATCGAACGGGTCCTCAGGCGTTTTCCCGAAGTCACGCGCGTTGTCACACGCACCGGCAGCCCGGAAGTGGCCACCGATGTCATGGGCGTCGAAATGTCCGACGTCTTCGTCATCCTCAAGCCTCAACGCGACTGGGTCACCGCGCAGAGCCGCAACGAACTGATCGACGCGATGAAACGGCAGATCGTTGAACAGGTACCGGGGGTAGGGCTTGGATTCACCCAACCGATTGAAATGCGCTTCAATGAATTGATTGCCGGCGTGCGCTCAGATCTGGCGGTCAAAATCTTCGGCCCGGATCTCGATATCCTGAAACAGCAGGCCGAACGGGCGGCGCGCGCACTGGAACGCGTGCCAGGCGCGGCCGACGTCAAGGTCGAGCAGGTTGCCGGTCTCCCGTTGCTGCGCGTCATCGTCGACCGGGCGGAAATCGCCCGCTACGGGCTCACGGCCGACGAGGTGCTGACGCTGATTCAATCGGCCAGGGCCGGGACGGTCGTGGGAACTGTCGTGCAGGGGCCACGACGGTTCGAATTGGTTGTGCGGCTGGCGGAACGTGTCTCCCGCGATCCTGGCTCTCTGGGCAGCCTATTGATCCCGACCATGCATGGGGAACTCGTCCCGCTCTCACGTGTGACCAGCATCCTCGTCGATTCGGGACCCGCTCAGGTCAGTCGCGAACACGTGCAGCGACGAATTGTGGTCGAGACTAACATCCGCGGGCGTGATCTCGGCGGATTCGTGGCCGAGGCTCAGCGTGCCGTGGCTCAGGCGGTCACTCTGCCGCCCGGATATGAGCTGATCTGGGGCGGGCAATACGAACATCTGCAGGAAGCCGGGAAGCGGCTAGCCATGGTCGTGCCGGTGACACTCATGCTGATCCTGGGCATGTTATCCGTCATCTTCGGGACACTGCGGCCCGCCCTGCTCATTTTCCTCAATGTGCCGCTCGCCCTATCCGGCGGGATTCTGGCTTTGTGGCTGCGGGGATCGCCGCTCAGCATCTCGGCCATCATCGGGTTCATCGCCCTCTTCGGTATCGCCGTCCTGAACGCGGTCGTCCTGGTCAGCCATATCAGACGGTTGGAAGCAGAAGGCTGTTCCACGCAGGAAGCGGTCCTCCAAGGAGCAACGGATCGCTTGAGGCCGGTGTTGATGACCGCCCTGGTCGCGAGTTTGGGCTTTCTTCCCATGGCGTTGGCTACCAGCATGGGCGCGGAGGTCCAACGGCCGCTGGCTACGGTGGTCATTGGGGGACTGCTGACGTCGACAGCCCTGACCCTGCTGGTCATTCCGGCCTTGTATTCACGCCTGGTTTCGCGTGGTGAAGTCCGACCAGTTCGGGAAACGATTCCAGAAGAAGACACCCCCGTCAGGTCGTAA
- a CDS encoding efflux RND transporter periplasmic adaptor subunit: MTRRRTTIGLLTILLGLLPSCGDQGTQPSKPAPATEAPAAAGSTKAIHPPQAVQARLRTEPAALRAVPELITAPGEVALDLKQVAKITSRIGGQVEQIHVQLGDRVKKGQALVAIGSLQLDQLIEEYLVGKAQADVAENSFRRTEKLRADDIVTERKLIEDKGLYLETQARYQHIRERLANMGISTDDLKQGPHEKSHVYTLTAPIAGTVVIQNAVRGQGVGPGDELFEVVDTSRVWVFANLPIEQARRFKEGDSGTITPKGGDAIVAPLTYLSPVADETTRTIRIRFEVANAKGQLKPREYVEVALGWSGPPVITVPLSAITTIEKTRGLFLETPGGYAFAPIDAGREGGGWVEIRRGVKEGDRIVTDGVFDLKNVLLKEHIGSGE; this comes from the coding sequence ATGACTCGACGACGGACGACGATCGGCCTGCTGACCATACTACTGGGCCTGCTCCCAAGTTGCGGCGACCAGGGAACGCAGCCATCCAAACCTGCTCCGGCCACTGAAGCACCCGCGGCGGCCGGCAGCACCAAAGCGATTCACCCGCCGCAGGCAGTGCAGGCTCGCCTTCGTACCGAACCGGCCGCGCTCCGCGCCGTGCCCGAACTGATCACCGCACCCGGTGAAGTAGCGCTCGACCTCAAGCAGGTGGCGAAGATCACATCTCGCATCGGCGGCCAGGTGGAACAGATCCATGTGCAACTGGGAGATCGAGTCAAGAAGGGCCAAGCACTGGTGGCCATCGGCAGCCTGCAACTCGATCAGTTGATCGAAGAATACCTCGTTGGAAAAGCGCAAGCCGATGTGGCGGAGAACAGCTTTCGCCGAACCGAAAAACTGCGGGCCGACGATATCGTCACGGAGCGCAAACTGATCGAAGACAAGGGGCTCTATCTCGAAACGCAGGCGCGCTACCAGCACATCCGCGAACGACTGGCCAACATGGGGATTTCGACGGACGATTTGAAACAGGGCCCGCACGAGAAAAGCCATGTCTACACCCTGACCGCCCCGATCGCGGGCACCGTCGTCATTCAGAATGCGGTGCGCGGACAAGGAGTCGGTCCCGGTGATGAATTGTTTGAAGTCGTCGATACCAGCCGCGTCTGGGTCTTTGCCAACCTGCCGATCGAACAGGCTCGCCGATTCAAGGAAGGCGATTCCGGCACGATCACACCAAAGGGCGGCGACGCCATCGTGGCGCCACTCACCTACTTATCACCGGTCGCGGACGAAACCACCCGCACCATTCGCATCCGGTTTGAAGTTGCCAACGCCAAGGGCCAGTTGAAACCACGGGAGTATGTCGAGGTGGCTCTCGGCTGGTCGGGCCCGCCGGTGATCACCGTCCCCCTGAGCGCTATCACGACCATCGAGAAAACTCGCGGACTGTTTCTTGAAACCCCGGGCGGTTACGCGTTTGCGCCGATCGATGCAGGCCGCGAAGGCGGCGGGTGGGTGGAAATCCGGCGGGGCGTGAAGGAGGGCGACCGTATCGTCACCGACGGTGTGTTCGATCTGAAAAATGTGCTGCTGAAAGAACACATCGGATCGGGCGAATGA